In Spirochaetota bacterium, the following are encoded in one genomic region:
- a CDS encoding phenylacetate--CoA ligase translates to MMTESAKKKLQLTRLKETVAYCYDRVPYYKKKMDEAGVKPSHIKTLADIAKLPFTTKDDLRDNYPFGLFAVPMKQIVRIHASSGTTGKPTVVGYTKADIGVWAEVMARTLAACGATKSSVIQNAYGYGLFTGGLGIHYGAERLGAAVIPVSVGNTPRQIMLMEDFRSDVLCCTPSYSLHIAEVAREKGVDPSRLPIQFGVFGAEPWSDNMRKEIEERLSIRANDIYGLSEVIGPGVSSECEMQDGLHIFDDHFYPEIIDPKTLTPLLHGEKGELVFTSLTKQGFPVLRYRTKDISIINPSPCHCGRTHVRMKRIFGRTDDMLIIRGVNVFPSQIESVLMNIEGAEPHYEIVVRREESLDELEVRVEVNEKLFSDEVKMLESLEKRIVAEMESLLGITVRVKLVEPKTIQRSEGKAKRVIDMRTKPTGA, encoded by the coding sequence ATGATGACGGAATCCGCGAAGAAGAAGCTGCAGCTTACGCGGCTGAAAGAGACCGTCGCCTACTGCTACGACCGGGTACCCTATTACAAGAAGAAGATGGACGAAGCAGGCGTGAAGCCGTCACATATCAAGACGCTTGCCGACATCGCCAAACTCCCCTTCACCACCAAGGACGATCTCAGGGATAATTATCCCTTCGGCCTCTTTGCCGTACCGATGAAACAGATCGTGCGCATCCATGCCTCAAGCGGTACCACGGGTAAGCCCACGGTGGTCGGGTATACGAAAGCGGATATCGGCGTGTGGGCGGAAGTAATGGCGCGTACGCTTGCCGCCTGCGGTGCGACGAAAAGCTCCGTCATCCAGAACGCCTACGGCTACGGGCTTTTCACCGGGGGCTTGGGCATCCATTACGGGGCCGAACGTCTCGGCGCCGCTGTCATACCGGTATCCGTCGGCAATACGCCGCGGCAGATAATGCTCATGGAGGATTTCAGGAGCGATGTGCTCTGCTGTACGCCCTCGTATTCGCTCCACATCGCCGAGGTCGCGCGCGAAAAGGGCGTCGACCCGTCGCGCCTCCCGATACAGTTCGGCGTGTTCGGTGCCGAGCCCTGGTCGGATAATATGCGCAAGGAGATAGAGGAACGGCTGTCCATACGCGCGAACGATATCTACGGGCTCTCGGAAGTCATCGGCCCCGGCGTCTCAAGCGAATGCGAGATGCAGGACGGTCTCCATATCTTCGACGACCACTTCTACCCCGAGATCATCGACCCCAAGACGCTTACCCCGCTCCTCCACGGCGAGAAGGGCGAGCTTGTGTTCACCTCATTGACAAAGCAGGGCTTCCCGGTCCTGCGCTATCGAACGAAGGACATATCGATCATCAATCCGTCCCCCTGTCACTGCGGGCGTACGCATGTGCGCATGAAGCGCATCTTCGGACGCACCGACGACATGCTCATCATACGCGGCGTGAACGTTTTCCCCTCGCAGATAGAGAGCGTGCTCATGAACATCGAGGGGGCCGAACCGCACTACGAGATAGTCGTCCGGCGCGAAGAGTCGCTCGATGAGCTCGAGGTGCGCGTCGAGGTGAACGAGAAGCTGTTCAGCGATGAGGTGAAGATGCTTGAATCGCTGGAAAAGAGGATAGTCGCGGAAATGGAGAGCCTCCTCGGGATAACCGTACGCGTGAAGCTCGTGGAACCGAAGACGATACAGCGCTCCGAGGGCAAGGCCAAGCGCGTCATCGATATGAGAACAAAACCGACGGGGGCATGA
- a CDS encoding indolepyruvate oxidoreductase subunit beta, giving the protein MSSTRSILIAGVGGQGIILCSEILSDALLLAGFDVKKSEIHGMSQRGGSVTSHIRYGTKVYSPIIPDGTADVILAFERLEAVRELTLLAASGTVIVNNESIMPTTTVHGGQAYPDDIEARLKKKASRVIMVDAANEAKALGNARVFNTILLGVLARELSVADDIFEKAIGMHVAEQFRTLNIQAFARGKTL; this is encoded by the coding sequence ATGAGCAGCACGCGGAGCATTCTCATCGCCGGTGTCGGCGGACAGGGCATCATACTCTGCTCGGAGATACTCTCAGATGCGCTTCTCCTCGCCGGTTTCGATGTAAAGAAGAGCGAGATACACGGCATGAGCCAGCGCGGCGGGAGCGTGACGAGCCACATACGCTATGGCACGAAGGTGTATTCTCCCATCATCCCCGACGGCACAGCGGACGTCATCCTCGCATTCGAGCGGCTTGAGGCGGTACGCGAGCTTACGCTCCTTGCTGCCAGCGGCACGGTCATCGTCAACAATGAATCGATAATGCCGACGACCACGGTCCATGGCGGGCAGGCATATCCGGACGACATCGAGGCACGGTTGAAAAAGAAAGCATCCCGCGTTATCATGGTGGACGCAGCGAACGAAGCGAAAGCGCTCGGCAATGCACGCGTGTTCAACACGATACTGCTCGGCGTGCTCGCGCGCGAGCTCTCGGTTGCGGACGATATATTCGAGAAAGCGATAGGCATGCATGTCGCGGAACAGTTCCGCACATTGAACATACAGGCCTTCGCACGGGGGAAAACGCTGTGA
- the larE gene encoding ATP-dependent sacrificial sulfur transferase LarE: MNDKKEALATKLRSYGRLIVAFSGGTDSTLLLAVAVKTLGSANVVAVTAQSETYTSSELTYASALAKNIGVEHVVLSTDELTDEKFATNDALRCFYCKSHFYKDVRAFAEKRGMATIADGSNKDDEHDYRPGREGAKSYGVVSPLIEAGYTKVDVRAHSKELGLSTWDKPANPCLASRIPYGSRITKEKLSAVENAERFFRERGIQIVRVRHHGDVARIEMTSEDRKRFLSDEQMTREANEHLKKSGFTYAAIDLEGYRTGSLNEAIGKK, from the coding sequence ATGAATGACAAGAAAGAAGCCCTTGCCACAAAACTGCGCTCATACGGCAGACTCATCGTAGCCTTTTCCGGCGGCACCGATTCTACACTGCTCCTCGCCGTCGCAGTAAAAACGCTCGGCAGCGCGAACGTCGTCGCCGTCACGGCACAGTCAGAAACCTACACGTCGAGCGAACTCACCTATGCGAGCGCGCTTGCGAAGAACATCGGCGTAGAACATGTCGTGCTATCCACCGACGAACTCACCGACGAGAAATTCGCCACGAACGATGCGCTCCGCTGTTTTTACTGCAAATCGCATTTCTATAAGGACGTTCGCGCATTCGCCGAGAAGCGCGGCATGGCGACGATCGCCGACGGCTCGAACAAGGATGATGAGCACGATTACCGCCCCGGGCGCGAAGGGGCGAAGTCGTACGGCGTGGTCAGCCCGCTCATCGAAGCGGGATACACCAAGGTCGACGTTCGTGCTCATTCGAAGGAACTCGGTCTTTCCACCTGGGATAAGCCCGCGAATCCGTGTCTCGCCAGCCGCATCCCCTACGGCTCACGCATCACGAAAGAGAAACTTTCCGCCGTGGAGAACGCCGAGCGCTTCTTCCGCGAACGCGGCATACAGATAGTGCGCGTGCGCCATCACGGCGACGTGGCACGCATTGAGATGACGAGCGAGGACCGCAAGCGATTCCTCAGCGATGAACAGATGACAAGAGAAGCGAACGAGCACTTAAAAAAATCCGGGTTCACCTATGCGGCCATCGACCTCGAAGGGTATCGCACGGGCTCCTTGAACGAGGCGATAGGAAAAAAATGA
- the dmeF gene encoding CDF family Co(II)/Ni(II) efflux transporter DmeF gives MHRERIELWQHQHTFNIEKRATEKRTFIVVAVTLVTMTAEIAFGLMTNSMALFADGWHMGTHAFALGVSLLAYVLARRYARDRRFTFGTWKIEILGAYTSAIVLGIVACYMIFTSIERVVHPLPIRYDEALIVAIIGLLINLACAIILNTGTHAHASHGHEHGHEHHDHMHDDLNLKSAYLHVVADAVTSVLAIAALLGAKLLRIQWLDPFMGLVGAGLIIRWAALLLKDTGSILLEHGADGPVAHEIAHAIESDGDSKICDLHLWKVAQNKYACILSIVAKRKYTLDEYRTRLRAVHELAHITIEINKCKGKKAA, from the coding sequence ATGCATAGAGAACGGATAGAATTGTGGCAGCATCAGCATACGTTCAATATAGAGAAGAGAGCGACGGAAAAGCGGACGTTCATCGTCGTGGCAGTGACGCTTGTGACTATGACTGCGGAGATAGCTTTTGGGCTGATGACGAATTCGATGGCGCTTTTCGCCGACGGCTGGCACATGGGGACTCATGCGTTCGCACTCGGTGTTTCGTTGCTCGCCTATGTTCTCGCCAGGCGATATGCGCGTGATCGGCGATTCACGTTCGGGACATGGAAGATAGAGATACTCGGCGCGTATACGAGCGCGATCGTTCTCGGCATCGTCGCATGCTATATGATATTTACTTCCATCGAAAGAGTCGTTCATCCCCTGCCGATACGCTACGACGAGGCATTGATCGTTGCGATCATCGGATTGCTGATCAATCTGGCGTGCGCGATCATCCTGAACACAGGCACGCATGCTCATGCCAGCCACGGGCATGAACACGGGCATGAACATCATGATCATATGCATGATGACCTCAATTTGAAATCGGCATATCTGCATGTTGTCGCCGATGCCGTAACGTCCGTTCTGGCCATCGCGGCGCTCCTCGGTGCAAAACTCCTGAGGATACAATGGCTTGATCCGTTCATGGGGCTGGTGGGTGCGGGGCTGATCATCCGCTGGGCGGCCCTTTTACTGAAAGACACCGGTTCCATTCTGCTTGAACACGGAGCAGATGGTCCTGTTGCCCATGAGATAGCCCATGCGATCGAATCGGACGGCGATTCGAAAATATGCGATCTGCATCTCTGGAAAGTAGCGCAGAACAAATACGCCTGTATCCTGTCCATTGTGGCGAAAAGGAAATATACGCTCGACGAGTACCGTACGAGGTTGCGCGCTGTCCATGAACTCGCGCATATAACCATCGAGATCAATAAGTGTAAGGGCAAAAAAGCCGCTTAA
- a CDS encoding DUF1697 domain-containing protein has translation MKFVLLIRGINVGGVVLKMDDLRATLDRLGLTNVRTYIQSGNAVFDSRKSDAEQLADDIRSSIRNDAGLDVAVMVKGKADFKKAAASHPFEKKGNEDRLFITILEHVPTGGQKVLSQVKSASEKFSIKGDIIYSSYSEGYSRSKYNNNYLEKIFAMSATTRNWRTMRKLLQMLDDDDQR, from the coding sequence ATGAAGTTCGTCCTCTTGATACGAGGCATTAATGTCGGCGGCGTTGTCCTCAAAATGGACGATCTCAGGGCTACACTCGATCGTCTCGGGCTGACGAACGTACGGACATATATCCAAAGCGGGAACGCCGTTTTCGACTCCAGGAAGAGCGATGCTGAACAATTGGCGGATGATATACGATCTTCGATACGGAACGATGCCGGTTTGGATGTCGCTGTTATGGTAAAGGGCAAAGCGGATTTCAAGAAAGCGGCGGCATCGCATCCATTTGAGAAGAAAGGGAACGAAGATAGATTGTTCATTACTATTCTGGAACATGTGCCGACGGGCGGGCAGAAGGTCCTGTCTCAGGTTAAGAGTGCATCCGAGAAGTTTTCGATAAAGGGCGATATTATCTATTCGTCATACAGCGAGGGGTACAGCAGGTCGAAATACAATAACAACTATCTCGAGAAGATCTTCGCCATGTCCGCGACGACACGGAATTGGAGAACGATGAGAAAACTCCTTCAGATGCTCGATGATGACGATCAACGGTGA
- the mnmA gene encoding tRNA 2-thiouridine(34) synthase MnmA: MNIAVGLSGGVDSSVAALLLKNAGHSITGVTMRIYSPDIPIPAGNACYGPDEDHDVAEASALCKKLGVPYHEIDLREEYKREVLSYFEREYRAGRTPNPCVRCNALVKFGFLISRSREMGISFEKFATGHYARTEYDEAHRQWLLLKAVDAKRDQSYFLGFLGQDQIASVLFPLGAMTKDEVRAIARENGLAAAAKKDSQDFAGGDYAKLIGGTSKKGVIRHVNGSELGMHDGIEHYTVGQRRGLKIAYASPLYVVKIDADTNTVFVGDDADLLRDSCIVRNVNWILQKVDTPTHVTVKIRSAHAGIGAAIAPEGDAVRVTFDEHERAVTPGQAAVFYDGNIVLGAGIID; the protein is encoded by the coding sequence ATGAATATCGCGGTCGGACTTTCCGGCGGCGTCGATTCATCGGTAGCCGCGCTGTTGCTCAAGAATGCCGGGCATTCCATTACCGGCGTTACCATGCGTATCTATTCGCCGGACATACCCATACCCGCGGGGAATGCCTGCTACGGGCCCGATGAGGACCATGATGTAGCCGAAGCATCCGCGCTCTGTAAAAAACTTGGCGTGCCGTATCATGAGATAGACCTCCGCGAAGAATATAAGCGCGAAGTACTTTCCTATTTCGAACGCGAGTACCGCGCGGGGCGAACTCCCAATCCCTGCGTACGCTGCAATGCGCTCGTGAAATTCGGTTTTCTGATATCGCGGTCGCGCGAGATGGGCATATCCTTCGAGAAATTCGCCACCGGTCATTATGCGCGCACCGAATATGATGAAGCGCACAGGCAATGGCTGCTCCTTAAGGCAGTCGATGCAAAACGCGATCAATCATATTTCCTCGGATTTCTCGGACAGGATCAGATAGCATCGGTGCTGTTCCCGCTCGGCGCGATGACGAAGGACGAAGTACGCGCCATCGCCCGCGAGAACGGCCTTGCGGCAGCGGCAAAAAAGGACAGCCAGGATTTCGCCGGCGGCGACTACGCAAAGCTCATCGGCGGCACTTCGAAAAAAGGCGTGATACGGCACGTCAATGGCAGTGAGCTCGGCATGCATGACGGCATAGAACATTACACCGTCGGTCAGCGGCGGGGATTGAAGATAGCATATGCATCACCGCTCTATGTTGTGAAGATCGATGCGGATACGAACACGGTATTCGTCGGGGATGATGCCGACCTCTTACGCGATTCCTGCATCGTCCGGAACGTCAATTGGATATTGCAGAAAGTCGATACGCCGACGCACGTTACCGTTAAGATACGGTCAGCCCACGCCGGGATCGGCGCGGCGATAGCACCGGAAGGCGATGCGGTACGCGTTACGTTCGACGAGCACGAGCGCGCGGTAACCCCCGGTCAGGCGGCGGTGTTCTATGACGGCAACATCGTTCTCGGTGCAGGCATCATCGACTGA
- a CDS encoding thiamine pyrophosphate-dependent enzyme, producing the protein MKELLSGDEAIAQAAAEAGVGVASAYPGTPSTEILESIITRVPAIDATWSVNEKTAFETAYGAAVGGVRSLTAMKHVGLNVAADPLLTSAYTGVNAGFVIVVADDPGMFSSQNEQDSRWYARFSKLPLLEPADSQEVLDFTKAAYELSERFDTPVIVRLTTRIAHTKTAVDTNAHAPITGKFTFAKDPKKYVMIPSHAVVRHRMLEERLITLAAYSDDCAFNRIEKGGPLGIITAGVDYQYVKEIFPEASILKLGMVHPLPKKLIASFASSVRECMVIESLDAVIEEQVRAMGISLLPRKHPFTSELSADVLSVYTGKENASASAGGPIPGRPPSLCTGCSHHEVFEILRDLNVIVTGDIGCYTLGTMPPYSAMDTCLCMGASITMASGFTRAQAFGGTKAPIVAVLGDSTFIHTGIPALIDAVYNRTNITVIVLDNYITAMTGHQSNPATGITAKGEKTVRLDLEALGRGVGVSRIVKFNPFKEKEMAKLIRAEIEAAAPSLIIAEAPCIFYRKRFPNGERR; encoded by the coding sequence ATGAAAGAACTGTTATCCGGAGACGAAGCAATTGCCCAGGCCGCCGCGGAAGCGGGCGTGGGCGTTGCCTCCGCATATCCCGGAACGCCGTCGACGGAAATACTGGAAAGTATTATCACCCGCGTACCGGCCATCGATGCGACCTGGAGCGTGAACGAGAAGACCGCCTTCGAGACCGCATACGGAGCCGCGGTGGGCGGTGTTCGGTCGCTCACGGCGATGAAGCATGTCGGCCTTAATGTTGCTGCAGATCCGCTCCTCACCAGCGCCTACACGGGCGTGAACGCCGGTTTCGTGATAGTCGTTGCGGACGACCCGGGTATGTTCTCCTCGCAGAACGAGCAGGACTCGCGATGGTATGCACGCTTCTCGAAACTGCCGCTCCTTGAACCCGCCGATTCGCAGGAAGTGCTCGATTTCACAAAAGCGGCATACGAGCTTTCCGAGAGATTCGATACCCCTGTCATCGTGCGGCTCACCACACGCATAGCGCATACGAAGACCGCGGTCGATACGAACGCGCATGCACCGATAACCGGCAAATTCACGTTCGCCAAAGACCCGAAGAAATACGTGATGATACCCTCACATGCCGTCGTACGTCATCGCATGCTCGAAGAGCGCCTCATCACACTCGCTGCGTACTCTGACGACTGTGCGTTCAACCGCATCGAGAAAGGCGGCCCGCTCGGGATCATCACCGCCGGCGTCGATTACCAATACGTAAAAGAGATTTTCCCCGAGGCATCGATACTGAAGCTCGGGATGGTACACCCCCTGCCAAAAAAGCTCATCGCGTCGTTCGCATCGTCGGTCAGGGAGTGTATGGTCATAGAATCGCTCGATGCCGTCATAGAAGAGCAGGTGCGCGCCATGGGCATATCGCTCCTGCCGAGGAAGCATCCGTTCACGAGCGAACTTTCCGCCGACGTGCTCTCCGTATACACGGGAAAGGAGAATGCATCGGCGTCCGCGGGCGGGCCGATACCGGGGCGTCCGCCCTCGCTCTGTACCGGCTGTTCGCATCATGAGGTCTTCGAGATACTCCGTGATCTCAATGTCATCGTCACCGGCGATATCGGCTGCTACACGCTCGGCACCATGCCGCCGTACAGCGCCATGGACACGTGCCTGTGCATGGGCGCGAGCATTACCATGGCGAGCGGCTTCACTCGCGCACAGGCGTTCGGCGGAACGAAAGCCCCCATCGTCGCTGTGCTCGGCGACTCGACGTTCATTCACACCGGCATTCCCGCGCTCATCGATGCCGTTTACAACAGGACGAATATCACCGTCATCGTGCTCGATAATTACATCACCGCGATGACGGGGCATCAGTCGAACCCGGCCACCGGCATTACCGCCAAGGGGGAGAAGACGGTCAGGCTCGATCTCGAGGCGCTCGGACGCGGCGTAGGCGTATCACGCATCGTCAAATTCAATCCGTTCAAGGAAAAGGAAATGGCGAAGCTGATACGTGCGGAGATAGAAGCCGCCGCACCGTCGCTCATCATCGCGGAAGCGCCGTGCATCTTCTACCGCAAGCGATTCCCGAACGGAGAACGCCGATGA